The following are from one region of the Girardinichthys multiradiatus isolate DD_20200921_A chromosome 9, DD_fGirMul_XY1, whole genome shotgun sequence genome:
- the LOC124874315 gene encoding placenta-specific gene 8 protein-like, whose translation MEEKPLTDWNSGLLDCFDDASTLCCGYWCSSCLAKKISTNFGEHRCLHCLDKCGYFGCVPPAALSLRVAMRYKYGIQGSLCKDIFISWCCTSLSWCQMYRELKHRKKNPVVISAQSPTAVNMQPAPVMMMMPPPVNNICQPVVIQDSG comes from the exons ATGGAAGAGAAACCCCTGACAGACTGGAACAGTGGTCTCCTCGACTGCTTTGATGATGCCAGTACAC tctGCTGTGGTTACTGGTGCAGCTCTTGCCTCGCCAAGAAGATTTCCACAAACTTTGGAGAGCACCGCTGTCTCCACTGTTTGGATAAATGTGGTTATTTTGGGTGTGTACCTCCTGCTGCCTTGTCCTTGAGGGTTGCCATGCGATACAAATATGGAATCCAG GGCTCCCTctgtaaagacatttttatttcctgGTGCTGTACGAGCTTGTCCTGGTGTCAGATGTATCGTGAGTTAAAACATCGCAAGAAGAACCCCGTGGTCATCAGTGCACAGTCTCCAACTGCCGTCAACATGCAGCCTGctccagtgatgatgatgatgcctCCTCCTGTCAATAATATCTGCCAGCCAGTAGTCATCCAGGATTCAGGCTAA